One genomic region from Streptomyces sp. Li-HN-5-11 encodes:
- a CDS encoding cytochrome c oxidase subunit II, translating into MTQRHVFGSVFAVEASIAVFLFLLVLALFGYALIRRRAGRQAGASRQAERPALEKYYVGVLTAFAVFLVPWTAWQNHQEHRSPRSAPVRVDVIGFQWCRTFGYPRSPARRSVTADCRGKDVPTLVVPTGRPVQLRLTSRDVIHSLRIPQLRHKMDVFPNHVNTFTLTLDHEGRWKGRCAEFCGGRHYAMDFWVRAVSPREYDRFLHGQPPGTGTGTAA; encoded by the coding sequence GTGACCCAGCGGCATGTCTTCGGCAGCGTCTTCGCCGTGGAGGCGAGCATCGCCGTATTCCTGTTCCTCCTCGTCCTGGCCCTGTTCGGCTACGCGCTGATCAGACGGCGGGCCGGACGCCAGGCCGGTGCCTCCCGGCAGGCGGAGCGGCCCGCACTCGAGAAGTACTACGTCGGTGTCCTGACCGCGTTCGCCGTCTTCCTCGTGCCCTGGACCGCCTGGCAGAACCACCAGGAGCACCGGTCTCCCCGCAGCGCCCCCGTCCGCGTCGACGTCATCGGCTTCCAGTGGTGCCGGACGTTCGGCTACCCGCGGTCCCCGGCACGGCGCAGCGTCACCGCCGACTGCCGCGGGAAGGACGTGCCGACCCTCGTGGTGCCCACCGGCCGTCCCGTCCAGCTGCGGCTGACCTCCCGCGACGTCATCCACTCGCTCCGGATCCCGCAACTGCGCCACAAGATGGACGTCTTCCCGAACCACGTGAACACCTTCACCCTCACCCTCGACCACGAGGGCCGCTGGAAGGGAAGATGCGCGGAGTTCTGCGGCGGACGGCACTACGCCATGGACTTCTGGGTGCGGGCGGTGTCGCCGCGGGAGTACGACCGGTTCCTGCACGGGCAGCCGCCCGGCACCGGGACGGGGACGGCGGCATGA
- a CDS encoding helix-turn-helix domain-containing protein, translating to MAVPTPQGLPDGGHGVVAPLPPGLAERLRAQLEPVADEVEEEVRRQVPEYARPADGTYRRNLRAGVVQALTLFVDHIGDPRGQGDAIAGTYYELGRGEALEGRSLDALQSALRIGGLHAWRLLCRTAEDLGLDSAVVAALGELAFRTVHEVAEAAAAGYAEAQLRSTDELERRRRRLLDLLVSEGPVSPETVQDLAHGARWPLPRQVAVIALAATPDQREEERPPAAAGVLVDMESRPPRVLVPDPDGSGRFGGRALALALRGRPAAVGPTVALTEAAQSLHWATRALGLMGRGVLPRQGMVRCADHLSTLLLHSDEPLLAQLQARVLAPLDAVSAGQRARLAETLLAWLLSGSNVPDVATRLHIHPQTVRYRLRQLEKLFGDALHDPGTRLDLVLALRAEALRDPDALTR from the coding sequence ATGGCTGTCCCCACGCCGCAGGGCCTGCCGGACGGCGGCCACGGAGTAGTCGCTCCGCTGCCGCCCGGCCTGGCCGAGCGGCTGCGCGCCCAGCTCGAGCCCGTCGCCGACGAGGTGGAGGAGGAGGTCCGCAGACAGGTTCCCGAGTACGCGCGGCCCGCCGACGGCACCTACCGCAGGAACCTCAGGGCCGGTGTGGTGCAGGCGCTGACCCTGTTCGTCGACCACATCGGCGACCCGCGGGGGCAGGGCGACGCGATCGCCGGGACGTACTACGAACTCGGTCGCGGCGAGGCCCTGGAGGGCCGCAGCCTGGACGCGCTGCAGTCCGCGCTGCGCATCGGCGGACTGCACGCCTGGCGGCTGCTGTGCCGCACGGCGGAGGATCTGGGGCTGGACTCGGCGGTGGTGGCCGCGCTGGGCGAGCTGGCGTTCCGTACGGTCCACGAGGTCGCGGAGGCGGCCGCAGCCGGGTACGCGGAGGCCCAGCTGCGCAGCACCGACGAGCTGGAGCGGCGCCGCAGGCGCCTGCTCGACCTGCTGGTGAGCGAGGGGCCGGTCTCGCCGGAGACCGTCCAGGACCTCGCGCACGGCGCCCGCTGGCCGCTGCCGCGGCAGGTCGCCGTGATCGCGCTCGCCGCCACCCCGGACCAGCGCGAGGAGGAGCGGCCGCCGGCCGCGGCGGGGGTGCTGGTGGACATGGAGTCACGGCCGCCGCGGGTCCTCGTGCCCGACCCGGACGGCTCCGGCCGCTTCGGCGGCCGCGCCCTCGCCCTCGCCCTGCGCGGCCGCCCGGCGGCGGTCGGCCCGACGGTTGCGCTCACCGAGGCCGCCCAGTCACTGCACTGGGCCACACGCGCCCTGGGTCTCATGGGCCGCGGCGTCCTGCCCCGCCAGGGCATGGTGCGCTGCGCGGACCACCTCTCGACACTGCTGCTGCACAGCGACGAGCCGCTGCTCGCACAGTTGCAGGCTCGGGTCCTCGCCCCGCTCGACGCGGTCTCGGCGGGCCAGCGGGCCCGGCTCGCCGAGACCCTCCTCGCCTGGCTGCTCAGCGGCAGCAACGTGCCCGACGTCGCCACCCGTCTGCACATCCACCCGCAGACGGTCCGCTACCGCCTGCGCCAGCTGGAGAAGCTCTTCGGGGACGCCCTGCACGACCCCGGCACGCGTCTGGACCTGGTGCTGGCGCTGCGTGCCGAGGCGTTGCGGGACCCCGACGCCCTCACCCGGTAG
- a CDS encoding alpha/beta fold hydrolase has translation MAADARNPLTDERATAPAQTGAGRARAGHARAEQAQAGRAKTGGNPTQADRTRVGQETGPARAVRATELPDGTGTATAQPAPEPTFLPDAALPLDAAPRVLTAHGCWYPSVDRGGRNVAFICDRAGVPQLWAGPVDGGAINLLDTDPHPVTEVAWSPDGRWIAYTTAPGGGEHTRVLCVRPDGTGRRILAGGEAGSSAHLGCWTHDGSFVAVTVAEAPSAVPPTGTEPGPGRVDLGLPGVPATPHREGWAARDGHATLLDAPPSPPHGSPAAPGSARASSAEPPPRTLSAYLVDPDGTAAPVLLASEREAATLRVCDLSRDGRLALLRRGPRGRREALVVRTRDLRVTASLPVADGDPWIGGFSPDGRTLWLRSDHRREFAALYAVRLGRRGQRLALTVAAEREDSGLELLTLDRDGRGAVLAWNVRGVSELTVATLLPAAPASPASPADLADAARPDGPASAYDLAGTARLPGPAGPVGRPRTLGAVQAPQTVGPAATVGVLGATRAPGGPEVDTSGVPVRAGGPAAVGSLRVVPLPHEVVTRVAVAADPDAPVAALSGSQRRPGVWWLPQGAALRTPWSSRDEDVAPGAHSPVRPVPVRPVARDGLGLGGWYYRAPGRAPGEPAPCVLHLHGGPEFQERPVFDPLYHEVLGRGLDVFAPDVRGSSGYGRSFVDADLGRGRFAAIDDVADCAAHVVLAGLADPRRLAVMGHSYGGYLVFASLVWHPDLFRTGVAVCGMSDFATFFAGTEPWIARSAAHKYGHPDHDRELLHALSPMSRIDALRVPVLAVHGEHDTNVPPGESEQFVRAARERGVQADMLVMRDEGHYFRRADNRRAFRRAAADWIQRHLTG, from the coding sequence ATGGCTGCAGACGCACGGAATCCGCTGACCGACGAACGGGCGACGGCCCCGGCACAGACCGGGGCGGGTCGGGCGCGGGCCGGCCATGCGCGGGCCGAGCAGGCACAGGCCGGCCGGGCCAAGACCGGGGGCAACCCGACCCAGGCCGACCGGACCCGGGTCGGCCAGGAGACCGGTCCGGCGCGGGCGGTCCGCGCGACGGAACTGCCCGACGGGACGGGTACCGCGACCGCGCAACCCGCACCGGAGCCCACGTTCCTCCCGGACGCCGCACTGCCGCTGGACGCCGCACCCCGGGTGCTCACGGCGCACGGCTGCTGGTACCCCTCCGTGGACCGCGGCGGGCGCAACGTCGCCTTCATCTGCGACCGGGCCGGCGTACCCCAGCTGTGGGCGGGGCCGGTCGACGGCGGGGCGATCAACTTGCTGGACACCGATCCGCACCCGGTCACCGAGGTCGCCTGGTCGCCCGACGGGCGCTGGATCGCCTACACGACCGCCCCGGGCGGCGGGGAGCACACCCGGGTGCTGTGCGTGCGCCCCGACGGCACGGGACGGCGGATCCTGGCGGGCGGCGAGGCGGGGAGCTCGGCGCACCTGGGCTGCTGGACCCACGACGGCTCCTTCGTCGCCGTGACCGTCGCCGAGGCGCCCTCGGCGGTCCCCCCGACCGGTACGGAGCCCGGTCCGGGACGCGTCGACCTCGGCCTTCCCGGCGTCCCGGCGACGCCCCACCGTGAGGGCTGGGCCGCCCGGGACGGCCACGCCACCCTCCTCGACGCACCCCCGTCGCCCCCGCACGGATCCCCCGCCGCACCGGGGAGCGCCCGGGCATCCTCCGCCGAGCCGCCGCCCAGGACGCTCTCGGCGTACCTCGTCGACCCCGACGGCACGGCCGCCCCCGTCCTCCTGGCGAGCGAACGGGAGGCCGCCACCCTGCGCGTGTGCGACCTGAGCCGGGACGGGCGGCTGGCGCTGCTGCGCCGAGGGCCGCGAGGCCGTCGCGAGGCCCTCGTCGTCCGCACCCGCGACCTGCGCGTGACGGCCTCGCTGCCGGTCGCCGACGGCGACCCGTGGATCGGCGGCTTCTCGCCGGACGGCCGTACGCTCTGGCTGCGCAGCGACCACCGGCGGGAGTTCGCGGCCCTGTACGCGGTCCGCCTCGGCAGGCGAGGACAGCGGCTCGCCCTGACGGTGGCCGCCGAACGCGAGGACAGCGGCCTGGAACTGCTGACCCTGGACCGCGACGGCCGCGGCGCCGTGCTCGCCTGGAACGTGCGGGGCGTCAGCGAACTCACGGTCGCCACCTTGCTCCCGGCCGCCCCGGCGTCCCCGGCCTCCCCGGCGGACCTGGCCGACGCGGCTCGTCCGGACGGCCCGGCGAGCGCGTATGACCTGGCCGGCACGGCTCGCCTGCCAGGACCCGCGGGGCCGGTGGGCAGGCCCCGCACGCTGGGCGCCGTGCAGGCGCCGCAAACCGTGGGCCCGGCAGCCACGGTGGGCGTACTGGGGGCGACCCGAGCGCCGGGCGGACCGGAGGTGGACACATCCGGTGTGCCGGTACGGGCCGGGGGCCCGGCTGCGGTCGGATCCTTGCGTGTCGTGCCGCTGCCGCACGAGGTCGTCACCCGGGTGGCCGTCGCCGCCGATCCGGACGCGCCCGTCGCGGCCCTGTCCGGGTCGCAGCGCCGTCCCGGCGTGTGGTGGCTGCCCCAGGGCGCGGCCCTGCGCACCCCGTGGTCCTCCAGGGACGAGGACGTGGCTCCCGGCGCCCACTCCCCCGTGCGGCCCGTGCCGGTGCGTCCGGTCGCCCGGGACGGCCTCGGCCTCGGCGGCTGGTACTACCGCGCGCCCGGACGCGCGCCCGGTGAGCCCGCGCCGTGCGTCCTGCACCTGCACGGCGGTCCCGAGTTCCAGGAGCGCCCGGTGTTCGACCCGCTCTACCACGAGGTGCTGGGCAGGGGGCTGGACGTCTTCGCGCCCGACGTGCGCGGCTCCTCCGGGTACGGCCGTTCCTTCGTCGACGCGGACCTCGGCAGGGGGAGGTTCGCCGCGATCGACGACGTCGCCGACTGCGCCGCCCACGTGGTCCTCGCGGGTCTCGCCGACCCGCGCCGGCTGGCGGTGATGGGCCACTCCTACGGCGGCTACCTGGTGTTCGCCTCCCTGGTGTGGCATCCGGACCTGTTCCGCACGGGGGTCGCGGTGTGTGGCATGTCGGACTTCGCGACGTTCTTCGCTGGAACCGAGCCGTGGATCGCGCGGTCGGCCGCCCACAAGTACGGGCACCCTGACCATGACCGCGAGCTGCTGCACGCGCTGTCGCCGATGAGCAGGATCGACGCGCTGCGCGTCCCCGTGCTGGCGGTGCACGGCGAGCACGACACCAATGTGCCGCCGGGCGAGTCCGAGCAGTTCGTGCGGGCGGCCCGGGAACGCGGGGTGCAGGCGGACATGCTCGTCATGCGCGACGAGGGGCACTACTTCCGGCGCGCCGACAACCGCCGCGCCTTCCGCAGGGCCGCAGCCGACTGGATCCAGCGTCATCTGACCGGGTGA
- a CDS encoding 4Fe-4S dicluster domain-containing protein encodes MAEGDTAAVRAARGGALPGNQLFGPQPNVAQAAGYPDAPPRMGFFTDTSVCIGCKACEVACKEWNAVPEDGLLLTGMSYDNTQGLGADTWRHVAFIEQRKPLGGQEPGVGHGEPDVFEAARQLGTSASSPGPGATVPSPQAAPVGAPAGEISPVSPDGRTELRWLMASDVCKHCTHAACLDVCPTGALFRTEFGTVVVQEDVCNGCGYCVPACPYGVIDQREDDGRVWKCTLCYDRLGVGMEPACAKSCPTDSIQFGPLDELRERAAARVAQLHAAGVTDARLYGESPDDGVGGDGAFFLLLDEPEVYGLPPDPVVTTRDLPQMWKQAATAAVSLAALAVVSFARRPR; translated from the coding sequence ATGGCTGAAGGCGACACAGCGGCAGTCCGCGCGGCGCGCGGCGGTGCCTTGCCGGGGAACCAGCTGTTCGGGCCGCAGCCGAACGTGGCCCAGGCGGCCGGCTACCCGGACGCACCGCCCCGGATGGGCTTCTTCACCGACACCTCGGTGTGCATCGGTTGCAAGGCGTGCGAGGTGGCGTGCAAGGAGTGGAACGCCGTACCGGAGGACGGCCTGCTGCTGACCGGCATGTCGTACGACAACACCCAGGGGCTCGGCGCGGACACGTGGCGGCACGTGGCGTTCATCGAGCAGCGCAAGCCGCTGGGCGGCCAGGAGCCCGGCGTCGGCCACGGGGAACCGGACGTGTTCGAGGCGGCCCGGCAGCTCGGCACCTCAGCCTCCTCCCCCGGCCCCGGCGCCACCGTTCCCTCGCCCCAGGCGGCGCCCGTGGGCGCGCCGGCCGGGGAGATCTCGCCGGTGTCGCCCGACGGGCGCACCGAGCTGCGCTGGCTGATGGCGTCCGACGTCTGCAAGCACTGCACGCACGCCGCGTGCCTCGACGTGTGCCCCACCGGGGCACTGTTCCGCACCGAGTTCGGCACGGTCGTGGTGCAGGAGGACGTGTGCAACGGCTGCGGGTACTGCGTGCCGGCCTGTCCGTACGGGGTCATCGACCAGCGCGAGGACGACGGCCGGGTCTGGAAGTGCACGCTGTGCTACGACCGGCTCGGCGTCGGCATGGAACCGGCCTGCGCCAAGTCGTGCCCCACCGACTCCATCCAGTTCGGGCCGCTTGACGAGCTGCGCGAGCGGGCGGCCGCCCGGGTGGCGCAGCTGCACGCGGCCGGGGTCACCGACGCCCGGCTGTACGGCGAGAGCCCGGACGACGGCGTGGGCGGTGACGGCGCGTTCTTCCTGCTGCTGGACGAGCCTGAGGTGTACGGCCTGCCGCCCGACCCGGTGGTCACCACCCGTGATCTGCCGCAGATGTGGAAGCAGGCGGCGACGGCCGCCGTGTCGCTTGCCGCCCTGGCCGTCGTCAGTTTCGCCAGGAGGCCGCGATGA
- a CDS encoding haloacid dehalogenase type II translates to MSDGLRPDVLVFDVNETLSDLAPLGARLRDAGLPADLLRVWFAGVLRDGIALTLAGGRASFTDIAGDGLRTLLARETPAADPGPLVDHVLAGLPRLPVHPDVPGGVRTLREAGHRLMTLTNGSADTTRAVLAAAGLEDAFEAHLDIQGAGGRWKPDRAAYAHALRTARVPAPAAMLVSVHPWDVDGAARAGLRTAWLRRTLAPYPSALHPADLEATGVTDLARLLAAAAD, encoded by the coding sequence ATGTCCGACGGCCTGCGGCCGGACGTCCTCGTCTTCGACGTCAACGAAACGCTCAGCGACCTGGCCCCGCTCGGTGCGCGCCTGCGGGACGCCGGTCTGCCCGCCGACCTGCTGCGCGTGTGGTTCGCCGGTGTGCTGCGCGACGGGATCGCCCTGACCCTGGCCGGTGGGCGCGCCTCCTTCACGGACATCGCGGGCGACGGCCTGCGCACCCTGCTCGCCAGGGAGACACCCGCGGCGGACCCCGGACCGCTGGTCGACCACGTCCTGGCCGGACTGCCCCGACTGCCCGTCCACCCGGACGTCCCCGGCGGAGTACGCACCCTGCGCGAGGCCGGCCACCGGCTGATGACGCTGACGAACGGCTCGGCGGACACCACCCGTGCGGTGCTGGCCGCAGCAGGGCTGGAGGACGCCTTCGAGGCCCACCTCGACATCCAGGGCGCGGGCGGCCGGTGGAAACCGGACCGGGCCGCCTACGCACACGCCCTGCGCACGGCCCGCGTACCGGCCCCGGCGGCGATGCTCGTGTCGGTGCACCCGTGGGACGTCGACGGCGCCGCCCGCGCGGGACTGCGCACCGCGTGGCTGCGACGCACCCTCGCCCCCTATCCCTCCGCGCTGCACCCCGCCGACCTCGAGGCGACCGGCGTCACGGACCTCGCCCGGCTCCTCGCGGCAGCCGCGGACTGA
- a CDS encoding cutinase family protein, protein MRIRLCLAALSLAGGASLATLSAPAASAASCSDLDVVAARGTFEPGTLGAIVGDPVYSALQQKIKGKTLSSYKVNYPADLSLTSAAQGNADVVNHVDSQAAACPNQRFILVGYSQGANVVDNSIGISSDGAVVGSPIVATIPAALAPRVAAVLLFGNPIRAIGRSVTGTYQSRTIDFCAKGDPICESGGGDVLAHLSYGSDADAAAAFAASKV, encoded by the coding sequence ATGCGTATTCGGTTGTGCCTCGCCGCGCTGTCGCTGGCCGGCGGGGCCTCACTCGCCACCCTGTCGGCGCCCGCCGCATCGGCCGCGAGCTGCTCGGACCTCGATGTCGTCGCGGCTCGCGGCACATTCGAGCCGGGCACGCTCGGCGCGATCGTCGGCGACCCCGTGTATTCCGCACTGCAGCAGAAAATCAAGGGCAAAACCCTGTCCAGCTACAAGGTGAACTATCCGGCGGACCTTTCCCTCACCTCGGCCGCGCAGGGCAACGCGGACGTGGTGAATCACGTCGACAGCCAGGCGGCCGCCTGCCCGAATCAGCGTTTCATCCTGGTGGGCTATTCGCAGGGCGCGAACGTCGTCGACAACTCGATCGGCATCAGCAGCGACGGCGCGGTGGTCGGCAGCCCCATCGTGGCGACCATCCCGGCCGCGCTCGCTCCGCGGGTCGCCGCGGTGCTGCTGTTCGGCAACCCGATCCGGGCCATCGGCAGGAGCGTCACCGGCACCTACCAAAGCCGCACCATCGACTTCTGCGCCAAGGGCGACCCCATCTGTGAGAGCGGTGGCGGCGACGTGCTCGCGCACCTGAGCTACGGCTCCGACGCGGACGCCGCGGCCGCCTTCGCCGCGAGCAAGGTCTGA
- a CDS encoding N-acetylglutaminylglutamine amidotransferase yields MCGLSGEIRFDGRQPDLAAVERMTDRLAPRGPDGRGLWSQGRAALGHRRLKIIDLSESGAQPMADPRARVVGVFNGCVYNYRELRAELAARGHQFVSGSDTEVVLKAYQEWGTSCVDRFRGMFAFVIVEQDSGRVILGRDRLGIKPLYLAETPGRLRFASSLPALLAAGGVDTSIDPAALHQYLSWHATVPAPRTVLNGVRKLPPATIRVVEPDGTHRDHCYWQPAYTRRPEHAGMTARDWTDAVLEALRTAVRRRMVADVPVGVLLSGGLDSSLIVALLADEGQSDLATFSVGFEAEGGEEGDEFHYSDLVARHFGTDHHQLMVPSDRVSQSLDSAVLAMSEPMTSHDVVAFHLLSEQVAKEVKVVQSGQGADEVFAGYHWYPAMARVSRQQAADAYAGTYFDRPHAGLARMLDPGVLPDRDVSGDFVRAHMAAPGADTALDADLRLDTHVMMIDDPVKRVDNMTMDWGLEARVPFLDHELVELAAACPPRLKLTDGGKGVLKAAGRKVLPREVVDRPKGYFPVPAIKHMAGPVLQRVREALSAPEARARGVFRQEYVDELLAAPDAHRTKRGANALWQVALLEIWLQTHGIR; encoded by the coding sequence ATGTGCGGACTCAGCGGCGAGATCCGCTTCGACGGACGGCAGCCGGACCTCGCGGCCGTCGAGCGCATGACCGACCGGCTCGCGCCCCGCGGACCCGACGGCCGCGGCCTGTGGTCCCAGGGACGCGCCGCCCTCGGTCACCGCCGCCTGAAGATCATCGACCTCTCGGAGAGCGGCGCCCAGCCGATGGCCGACCCGCGGGCCCGCGTCGTCGGCGTCTTCAACGGCTGCGTCTACAACTACCGTGAGCTGCGCGCCGAGCTGGCCGCCCGTGGCCACCAGTTCGTGTCGGGCTCCGACACGGAGGTGGTGCTGAAGGCCTACCAGGAGTGGGGAACCTCCTGCGTGGACCGTTTCCGCGGCATGTTCGCGTTCGTGATCGTCGAGCAGGACAGCGGCCGCGTGATCCTCGGCCGCGACCGGCTCGGCATCAAGCCGCTCTACCTCGCCGAGACTCCCGGCCGGCTCCGCTTCGCCTCCTCGCTGCCCGCGCTGCTGGCGGCCGGCGGCGTGGACACCTCGATCGACCCTGCCGCACTGCACCAGTACCTCAGCTGGCACGCCACCGTGCCCGCGCCCCGCACCGTTCTGAACGGCGTACGCAAACTGCCTCCGGCCACCATCCGGGTGGTCGAGCCCGACGGCACGCACCGCGACCACTGCTACTGGCAGCCCGCGTACACGCGGCGCCCGGAGCACGCGGGAATGACCGCGCGGGACTGGACGGACGCCGTGCTCGAGGCCCTGCGCACGGCCGTGCGGCGGCGGATGGTCGCCGACGTGCCGGTGGGCGTGCTGCTGTCCGGCGGCCTGGACTCCAGCCTCATCGTCGCGCTGCTGGCCGACGAGGGACAGAGCGACCTGGCCACCTTCAGCGTGGGCTTCGAGGCCGAGGGCGGCGAGGAGGGCGACGAGTTCCACTACTCCGACCTGGTGGCGCGGCACTTCGGCACCGACCACCACCAGCTGATGGTGCCCTCCGACCGGGTCTCGCAGTCACTGGACTCAGCCGTACTGGCCATGAGCGAGCCCATGACCAGTCACGACGTCGTGGCCTTCCACCTGCTGTCCGAGCAGGTGGCGAAGGAGGTCAAGGTCGTGCAGAGCGGCCAGGGCGCGGACGAGGTCTTCGCGGGCTACCACTGGTATCCGGCCATGGCGCGCGTGTCCCGGCAGCAGGCGGCCGACGCGTACGCCGGCACCTACTTCGACCGGCCGCACGCCGGCCTCGCCCGCATGCTCGACCCAGGCGTGCTGCCCGACCGGGACGTCTCCGGCGACTTCGTGCGCGCGCACATGGCAGCGCCGGGCGCCGACACGGCTCTGGACGCGGACCTGAGGCTGGACACGCACGTGATGATGATCGACGACCCCGTCAAGCGGGTCGACAACATGACGATGGACTGGGGTCTGGAGGCCCGGGTGCCGTTCCTCGACCACGAACTGGTCGAGCTGGCCGCCGCCTGCCCGCCCCGGCTCAAGCTCACGGACGGCGGCAAGGGCGTGCTGAAGGCCGCGGGCCGGAAGGTCCTGCCGCGGGAGGTCGTGGACCGGCCCAAGGGCTACTTCCCGGTCCCGGCGATCAAGCACATGGCCGGGCCGGTGCTGCAACGGGTCCGCGAGGCCCTCTCCGCGCCCGAGGCCAGAGCCCGCGGGGTCTTCCGCCAGGAGTACGTCGACGAGTTGCTCGCGGCGCCCGACGCGCACCGCACCAAGCGGGGGGCGAACGCGCTGTGGCAGGTTGCTTTGCTGGAGATATGGCTGCAGACGCACGGAATCCGCTGA
- the nrfD gene encoding NrfD/PsrC family molybdoenzyme membrane anchor subunit: MSESDVTREGVRGTRPGREAPTGARAGRRRGRRRGGEQPVVPEAQFSSYYGKPVLNKPTWEPLDIAGYLYLGGLAGASSLLAAGGQATGRPVLARTAKLGAAGAISASLVALVHDLGRPSRFVNMLRVFKPTSPMSVGSWLLAGYAPLTMAAAAADVSGRFRVAGAGATAGAAVLGPAVATYTAVLLSDTAVPSWHEGYRELPFVFAGSGASAAAGLALACVPSGQTGPARRMAVLGAALELGAFQLMKRRMGLAAEPYERDGPHRLLRAAEVLTAGGAALAAYAGAGRRRGRGPAATAGAALLAGSAALRFGVFNAGVASAEDPKYTVVPQRERLEARGR, encoded by the coding sequence ATGAGCGAATCGGACGTCACCCGCGAGGGTGTGCGGGGGACAAGGCCGGGGCGGGAGGCTCCGACCGGGGCGCGGGCGGGGCGCCGCCGGGGCCGCCGTCGAGGCGGCGAGCAGCCGGTGGTCCCCGAGGCCCAGTTCTCGTCGTACTACGGCAAACCGGTCCTCAACAAGCCGACCTGGGAGCCGCTCGACATCGCGGGCTACCTGTACCTGGGGGGACTGGCCGGCGCGTCGTCGCTGCTGGCGGCCGGGGGGCAGGCGACCGGGCGGCCGGTGCTCGCCCGAACGGCGAAGCTGGGTGCGGCGGGCGCCATCTCCGCCTCGCTGGTGGCGCTCGTGCACGACCTCGGCCGGCCCTCCCGCTTCGTCAACATGCTCCGCGTCTTCAAACCCACCTCGCCGATGAGCGTGGGCTCGTGGCTGCTGGCCGGGTACGCGCCGCTGACGATGGCCGCGGCGGCCGCCGACGTCTCGGGCCGCTTCCGCGTCGCCGGGGCCGGCGCCACGGCGGGCGCGGCCGTGCTGGGCCCGGCGGTCGCCACCTACACGGCCGTGCTGCTCTCCGACACGGCGGTGCCCTCGTGGCACGAGGGCTACCGTGAGCTGCCCTTCGTGTTCGCGGGTTCCGGCGCCAGTGCGGCGGCGGGGCTGGCGCTGGCCTGTGTGCCGTCCGGGCAGACGGGGCCGGCCCGGCGCATGGCGGTGCTCGGGGCCGCGCTGGAGCTGGGTGCCTTCCAGCTGATGAAGCGTCGCATGGGGCTGGCGGCCGAGCCGTACGAGCGGGATGGGCCGCACCGGCTGCTGCGCGCCGCGGAGGTGCTCACGGCGGGCGGTGCCGCGCTGGCGGCGTACGCGGGGGCGGGACGGCGGCGCGGCCGGGGTCCCGCCGCAACGGCCGGAGCGGCCTTGCTGGCCGGTTCCGCCGCGCTGCGGTTCGGTGTGTTCAACGCCGGGGTGGCCTCGGCCGAGGACCCCAAGTACACCGTCGTGCCGCAGCGGGAGCGGCTGGAGGCGCGTGGGCGCTGA
- a CDS encoding YbdK family carboxylate-amine ligase → MTLRIGAEEEFHVLDVESGRLVPRAGAVLDRLSGTGFTTELQQSVVESNSGVHATLDGLYADLAGARGRLDAAASSLGLAAVAAGTVPLAPVGSRTVTADPRYRRMADEYRRVADEQLICSAQVHVDVPDRDTAVRAMCLVSPWLPLLLALSASSPFWLGADTGYASWRTMVWQRWPTAGPAGCYPGAAAYDAAIDDLVHSGVISDAGMVYHDVRPSAHLRTLELRICDACPRVGTVVLVAGLFRALVRDACDRLARRDGPRCDGHHEWLRAADWRAARSGLEGPLVDPVTRRAVPARAAVLGLRDRLRPALEASGDWETVLDLLAEALANGSAAHRLRRAAEKEDLLASIDLLVAETRGATAPQAVAPTRATRAHRPSPVAGGAGA, encoded by the coding sequence GTGACATTGCGCATCGGTGCAGAGGAAGAGTTCCACGTCCTGGACGTGGAGAGCGGCCGGCTGGTGCCGCGCGCCGGCGCCGTGCTCGACCGGTTGAGCGGAACGGGATTCACGACCGAGCTCCAGCAGTCGGTCGTGGAGAGCAACAGCGGGGTGCACGCCACCCTCGACGGCCTCTACGCCGACCTGGCCGGGGCCCGGGGGCGGCTGGACGCGGCGGCGTCCTCGCTCGGCCTCGCCGCGGTGGCGGCCGGGACCGTCCCGCTGGCCCCGGTCGGCTCCCGGACCGTCACCGCCGACCCGCGGTACCGGCGGATGGCAGACGAGTACCGCCGGGTCGCCGACGAGCAGCTGATCTGCAGCGCACAGGTACACGTCGACGTGCCCGACCGGGACACGGCCGTACGCGCGATGTGTCTCGTGTCGCCGTGGCTGCCGCTGCTGCTCGCCCTGTCCGCCAGCTCGCCCTTCTGGCTGGGCGCGGACACCGGGTACGCGAGCTGGCGGACCATGGTGTGGCAGCGCTGGCCCACCGCCGGGCCGGCCGGCTGCTACCCGGGCGCCGCCGCCTACGACGCGGCGATCGACGACCTCGTCCACTCCGGCGTCATCAGCGACGCGGGGATGGTCTACCACGACGTACGGCCGTCGGCGCATCTGCGCACACTGGAACTGCGGATCTGCGACGCGTGCCCGCGCGTCGGCACGGTGGTCCTGGTCGCCGGGCTGTTCCGGGCCCTGGTCCGCGACGCCTGCGACCGGCTGGCCCGGCGGGACGGTCCCCGCTGCGACGGCCACCACGAGTGGCTGCGGGCCGCCGACTGGCGGGCGGCACGCTCCGGCCTCGAAGGCCCTCTGGTCGACCCGGTCACCCGCCGCGCCGTGCCGGCGCGCGCGGCCGTGCTCGGCCTGCGGGACCGGCTGCGCCCGGCGCTGGAGGCGTCCGGCGACTGGGAGACCGTCCTTGACCTGCTGGCCGAGGCCCTGGCCAACGGCAGTGCCGCGCACCGCCTGCGGCGTGCGGCCGAGAAGGAGGACCTGCTCGCCAGCATCGATCTGCTGGTCGCCGAGACCCGTGGCGCCACCGCCCCGCAAGCCGTCGCGCCGACGAGGGCCACCCGCGCCCACCGCCCCAGCCCGGTCGCCGGAGGCGCCGGCGCCTGA